The Candidatus Omnitrophota bacterium genome includes the window TGGCTAACGCGCTCCCGCAGACGGATTTCCCGGATTTCTTCCGGCGTTAACGGTTTTATTGGAGTTAGACACAAAACGTCAAACTTTCTCAACGTGCGCTTATCCATTGCCCCGGCATCATACAGATCGGATGCGGTTTCATGAATCGTCCCAAGGATTTTGCTTTTATAAGACTTCGCGTTACTCATTGTCAAGCACCTCCAATAATGCGCCTTGTTTCACCGTAATGCGCAGAATTTCATCGCTGTAACTTAACATATCCGCCGCCAGTTCTTTGAAGGCCTCCCGTTCCGCAGGCGTGATATTATCCCTTTCATTTTTAGCAAAACCATAAACAAAAAAGGCCTTATCGCCGGCGCGAAACAACACGATAGAGCGATATCCGCAAGATT containing:
- a CDS encoding type II toxin-antitoxin system RelE/ParE family toxin, with the protein product MRVFKSKIFSRFAKGEKISDKSLLEAVDRAMKGLIDADLGGGVIKQRIARPGQGKSCGYRSIVLFRAGDKAFFVYGFAKNERDNITPAEREAFKELAADMLSYSDEILRITVKQGALLEVLDNE
- a CDS encoding DNA-binding transcriptional regulator — encoded protein: MSNAKSYKSKILGTIHETASDLYDAGAMDKRTLRKFDVLCLTPIKPLTPEEIREIRLRERVSQAVFALHLNVTKGLVSKWERGDKHPTGASLKLLRLVQEKGLETIM